From the Paludibacterium paludis genome, one window contains:
- a CDS encoding inositol monophosphatase family protein, whose amino-acid sequence MVKQVIDAVAHVARTEIMPRFMAVGSCRKDDGTLFTEADLACQAVLTETLPAIAPYPVLGEEMPREAQDALWKANQDGLWVVDPIDGTTNFINGLPHFAVSVALMRHGRSELGVIHNPVSGETFYAARGQGAFMNGQPLPLKRRCNPMRDAIAGVEVKYLRSGKLAARLHGLAPCGSQRSMGSSTLDWCYLAAGRYDLYLHGGQRLWDYAAGSVILEEAGGRLATLNTDDYWSDTLWKRSAIAALDPELFEQWHRWVRANQ is encoded by the coding sequence ATCGTCAAGCAGGTCATCGACGCCGTCGCCCACGTGGCCCGTACCGAGATCATGCCGCGTTTCATGGCGGTCGGCTCCTGCCGCAAAGACGACGGAACGCTGTTCACCGAGGCGGATCTGGCCTGCCAGGCGGTGCTTACCGAGACACTGCCCGCCATCGCCCCCTACCCGGTGCTCGGCGAGGAGATGCCGCGCGAAGCGCAGGATGCGCTATGGAAAGCCAACCAGGATGGGCTATGGGTGGTCGACCCGATCGACGGCACCACCAACTTCATCAACGGACTGCCGCACTTCGCGGTCTCGGTGGCCCTGATGCGCCATGGCCGCAGCGAGCTTGGCGTGATCCACAACCCGGTCTCGGGCGAGACGTTTTACGCGGCGCGCGGCCAGGGCGCCTTCATGAACGGCCAGCCCCTTCCCCTGAAGCGGCGCTGCAATCCGATGCGCGACGCGATCGCCGGCGTCGAAGTGAAATACCTGCGCTCGGGGAAACTCGCCGCGCGCCTGCACGGCCTCGCGCCCTGCGGCAGCCAGCGAAGCATGGGATCGAGCACTCTTGACTGGTGTTACCTCGCCGCCGGGCGCTACGACTTGTATCTGCATGGCGGCCAGCGCCTGTGGGACTATGCGGCGGGCTCGGTGATCCTCGAGGAGGCGGGCGGCCGGCTCGCCACGCTCAACACCGACGACTACTGGTCGGACACCCTGTGGAAACGCTCGGCCATCGCCGCGCTCGATCCGGAGCTTTTCGAGCAGTGGCACCGCTGGGTGCGCGCCAACCAGTAG
- a CDS encoding 16S rRNA (uracil(1498)-N(3))-methyltransferase: MPRFYLEGAIGVGETLSLPDDVVRHMHVLRLREGDEVVLFNGQSGEYAAKLVLLEKREALAQVGAFHPVSRESPLWLGLAQGISSGDRMEFTLQKGVEMGVNVFQPLAMERSVVKLAAERADKRVARWRDIVRSACEQCGRNLLPEVRPIMGMREWLEHSRGIGSRLVLSPYGDRTLSQQAKPEDGRLWLMAGPEGGFAPSEEQAAFDAGWQPLKLGPRVLRTETAALAAVAALQTVWGDYTT; encoded by the coding sequence ATGCCAAGGTTTTATCTGGAAGGGGCGATCGGCGTGGGGGAAACGCTGTCTCTGCCCGACGACGTGGTGCGCCACATGCATGTCCTGCGCCTGCGCGAAGGCGATGAAGTCGTGTTGTTCAACGGGCAGAGCGGCGAATACGCGGCGAAGCTCGTCCTCTTGGAAAAACGCGAGGCGCTGGCGCAGGTCGGCGCCTTTCATCCGGTCAGCCGCGAATCGCCATTGTGGCTGGGGCTCGCTCAGGGTATTTCCAGCGGCGACAGAATGGAGTTCACCCTGCAAAAGGGGGTGGAGATGGGCGTCAACGTGTTTCAGCCGTTGGCGATGGAACGTTCGGTGGTGAAACTGGCTGCCGAACGCGCCGACAAGCGCGTGGCGCGCTGGCGGGACATCGTGCGCTCGGCGTGCGAGCAATGCGGTCGCAACCTCCTGCCGGAGGTACGGCCGATCATGGGTATGCGCGAATGGCTGGAGCATTCGCGCGGCATCGGTTCGCGTCTTGTCCTGTCGCCGTACGGTGACAGGACCCTGTCGCAGCAAGCGAAACCGGAAGACGGGCGGTTGTGGCTGATGGCGGGGCCGGAGGGCGGTTTCGCGCCATCCGAGGAGCAGGCGGCGTTCGACGCGGGATGGCAGCCCTTGAAGCTCGGACCGCGCGTGCTAAGAACCGAAACAGCGGCGCTGGCCGCGGTGGCGGCCTTGCAGACCGTGTGGGGAGACTACACGACCTGA
- a CDS encoding D-hexose-6-phosphate mutarotase has protein sequence MDCDDLLADWSGARQIELAPGFPGLELTSPAMRAVISLYGAQLLEYSPSGQAPLLYLSPRARFEAGRAIRGGVPLCWPWFGANIPEPDQPAHGVARLSRWALTRLERDGTLFHVELSGPAWRGLEPVIRFELGDGIGIRLSTLNRSDRPLPLGSALHSYFAVGDARRARVTGMAGRDFDDKVTGTRGRYVDEPQCFGGEVDRIVYTGGELVLRDPDNRRRIRIATSGSASAVIWNPGAERCAAFGDLEPDAWTRFVCIETANAGDDVRRLDPGENHTLGCRIRHEPD, from the coding sequence ATGGATTGCGATGACCTGCTCGCCGACTGGTCCGGCGCCCGGCAGATCGAACTGGCTCCCGGCTTCCCGGGACTGGAGCTGACCAGCCCCGCGATGCGCGCGGTGATCAGCCTGTACGGCGCGCAGCTTCTCGAATACAGCCCGTCAGGTCAGGCTCCCCTGCTCTACCTTTCGCCGCGCGCCCGCTTCGAAGCGGGCCGCGCCATCCGCGGCGGGGTGCCATTGTGCTGGCCGTGGTTCGGCGCGAATATCCCCGAGCCGGATCAGCCCGCCCACGGGGTGGCGCGCCTGTCGCGCTGGGCCCTGACGCGGCTCGAGCGCGACGGCACGTTGTTTCACGTGGAACTGTCCGGGCCGGCCTGGCGCGGACTCGAGCCCGTCATCCGTTTCGAACTGGGCGACGGCATCGGCATCCGGCTCTCGACGCTCAATCGCTCGGACCGCCCCCTGCCGCTGGGAAGCGCCCTGCACAGCTACTTCGCCGTCGGCGACGCGCGCCGCGCCCGGGTAACGGGAATGGCGGGCCGCGATTTCGACGACAAGGTGACCGGAACGCGCGGCCGTTACGTTGACGAACCCCAGTGCTTCGGCGGCGAAGTGGACCGCATCGTTTACACCGGCGGGGAGCTTGTTCTGCGCGATCCGGACAACCGCCGGCGCATCCGCATCGCCACTTCCGGTTCCGCCAGCGCGGTGATCTGGAACCCCGGCGCCGAGCGGTGCGCGGCCTTCGGCGATCTGGAGCCGGACGCCTGGACGCGCTTTGTGTGCATCGAAACGGCCAACGCGGGCGACGATGTCCGGCGGCTGGATCCGGGAGAAAACCATACCCTCGGTTGCCGCATTCGCCACGAACCCGACTGA
- the hutC gene encoding histidine utilization repressor: MDTQSRTRQPRYQQIKSYILDGISRRVFLPGCKIPPEMELARQFEVSRMTVNKAIRDLAEAGILLRFAGDGTYVAERKAESPLLDINNIAEEVRSRGHTHSSDVHLLCEEPASDEIALRLGVQTGSMVYRSVLVHREDGLPIQLEDRYVNPQWAPGYLEQDFTQTTPNAYLMLTCPLTDIEHSVEAVLPTPAEAGFLETSVTEPCLLVLRRTWSHKNLVSFARLVHPGNNYKLRSRTRVRP; encoded by the coding sequence ATGGATACCCAAAGTCGCACACGACAACCCCGCTATCAGCAAATCAAAAGCTATATTCTCGATGGCATCTCGCGCCGGGTGTTTTTGCCCGGCTGCAAAATCCCGCCCGAAATGGAACTGGCGCGCCAGTTCGAAGTGTCCCGCATGACCGTCAACAAGGCGATCCGCGATCTGGCCGAGGCCGGCATTCTGCTGCGTTTCGCCGGAGACGGGACCTACGTGGCCGAGCGCAAGGCCGAGTCCCCGCTGCTGGACATCAACAATATCGCCGAGGAAGTCCGCTCGCGCGGCCACACCCACAGCAGCGATGTTCACTTGCTGTGCGAAGAGCCGGCCAGCGATGAGATCGCCCTGCGGCTTGGTGTGCAGACCGGCTCCATGGTCTACCGCTCGGTGCTGGTGCACCGCGAGGATGGCCTGCCGATCCAGCTGGAAGACCGGTACGTCAACCCGCAATGGGCGCCCGGCTATCTCGAGCAGGACTTCACCCAGACGACCCCGAACGCCTACCTGATGCTGACGTGTCCGTTGACCGACATCGAACACTCCGTCGAAGCCGTGCTGCCGACACCGGCCGAAGCAGGATTCCTGGAAACCTCGGTGACCGAGCCCTGCCTGCTGGTGCTGCGCCGCACCTGGTCGCACAAGAATCTGGTGAGCTTCGCCCGCCTCGTGCATCCGGGCAACAACTACAAACTGCGCTCCCGTACCCGGGTCCGCCCCTGA